Proteins co-encoded in one Bacteroidota bacterium genomic window:
- a CDS encoding DUF2971 domain-containing protein, which yields MTIRGYYFTPSIFAISNIALRRIKISRIQDLNDPFELLAANLSDISKRKLIIKIKDDLNSKTGIICFSESWKNPLLWGHYAEKHTGIALGFDINDEFLLPVKYKKDFINMNFDKLTGNPNRDDMFNLLRTKFYDWNYENEVRLFVELDESRIEAGLYFEPFTQRIQLKEVILGPRCELSIDSVRELVKSYNPKVSVIKSNIAFTQFEVLENKEATNLDKRFNK from the coding sequence ATGACTATACGTGGTTACTATTTTACTCCTTCTATTTTTGCAATTAGCAATATTGCTTTACGCAGAATTAAAATTTCAAGAATCCAAGACTTAAATGATCCTTTTGAGTTGCTTGCTGCAAATTTATCAGATATATCAAAACGTAAATTAATTATTAAAATAAAAGATGATTTGAACAGCAAAACTGGCATTATATGCTTTAGTGAAAGCTGGAAAAATCCTTTATTATGGGGCCATTATGCAGAAAAGCATACTGGCATAGCACTTGGATTTGATATTAATGATGAATTTTTATTGCCAGTTAAATACAAAAAAGATTTTATCAACATGAATTTTGACAAATTGACAGGTAATCCAAATAGAGACGACATGTTTAATCTTCTACGGACAAAATTTTATGATTGGAATTATGAAAATGAAGTGAGATTATTTGTTGAGCTAGATGAATCAAGAATAGAGGCAGGACTTTATTTTGAACCTTTTACGCAAAGAATTCAGTTAAAAGAAGTAATTCTTGGGCCAAGATGTGAGTTGTCAATAGATTCTGTTCGTGAACTTGTCAAAAGTTACAATCCTAAAGTTAGTGTTATTAAATCAAATATTGCATTTACCCAGTTTGAAGTATTGGAAAACAAAGAAGCAACAAATTTAGACAAAAGGTTTAACAAATAA